The following coding sequences are from one Syngnathus acus chromosome 12, fSynAcu1.2, whole genome shotgun sequence window:
- the LOC119131079 gene encoding uncharacterized protein LOC119131079 — translation MVKWWTPKGAWSFLSWLCHRASDVRQQKNDRSPVMSQSRINAPGDSWVCLVVYGFFFPSKMPLLFLGFALGAVATKTLRTVVGGPPSVRAGRLIPWEDEPMERTARQKKSPLKKICRFANYYNNCWMNSTLQATLNLNVVRKKLPNRILQFVKLLANMPAFACLYLSALEKPGVSFTAAELCVALAELCDCVPALLLYENNDSVDLLVPLLSWFDQCGIRTSIKVRNVSWCPHCHHTTSSIANLGNIVTLPRPRNGETLLSLMKRATSGRRSRCKACGHKTMQKQFWPHSDILTFFVNRIVGDGYVSHDHVYSPELLEMNVNEKTKQTYRLASVICHDGVDRHSGHFWSYLFSNNVIIEANDTDLSFTDQGPPDKVYNNGTTYLYEMP, via the exons ATGGTGAAGTGGTGGACCCCAAAGGGGGCTTGGTCTTTTTTGAGCTGGCTGTGTCACAGAGCCTCTGATGTCAGACAACAGAAAAATGACCGCAGTcctgtgatgtcacaaagcCGGATCAATGCCCCTGGTGACTCCTGGGTTTGTTTGGTAGTATATGGTTTCTTTTTCCCGAGCAAGATGCCGCTTCTTTTCTTGGGTTTTGCCCTGGGAGCCGTGGCCACAAAAACCCTGAGGACTGTCGTGGGGGGTCCACCTTCTG TTCGAGCGGGACGGCTGATCCCGTGGGAGGACGAGCCCATGGAAAGGACGGCGCGGCAGAAAAAGAGCCCGCTCAAGAAGATATGCCGCTTCGCAAACTACTACAACAACTGCTGGATGAACTCCACGCTGCAAGCTACGCTAAACCTCAACGTGGTGCGGAAAAAGCTACCTAATCGTATCCTTCAGTTTGTGAAGTTACTCGCGAACATGCCGGCGTTTGCTTGCCTCTATCTGAGTGCCCTGGAGAAGCCGGGCGTGAGCTTCACGGCGGCGGAGCTCTGCGTGGCGCTGGCCGAGCTCTGCGACTGCGTCCCGGCGCTCTTGTTGTACGAGAACAACGATTCCGTGGATCTGTTGGTGCCGCTGTTGTCGTGGTTCGACCAGTGTGGGATCCGCACAAGTATCAAGGTGCGCAACGTCAGCTGGTGTCCGCATTGCCACCACACCACCTCGTCCATCGCCAACTTGGGCAACATCGTCACGTTGCCCAGACCGCGCAATGGCGAGACGTTGCTGTCTTTGATGAAGCGCGCCACGAGCGGGCGACGGAGCCGGTGCAAAGCGTGCGGGCACAAAACGATGCAAAAGCAGTTCTGGCCCCATTCGGACATTTTGACCTTTTTCGTCAACCGGATCGTCGGCGACGGCTACGTGAGTCACGACCACGTCTACTCGCCGGAGCTGCTAGAGATGAACGTGAACGAGAAGACCAAGCAAACGTACCGCCTGGCCTCTGTCATCTGCCATGATGGCGTGGACCGTCACAGCGGACACTTTTGGTCCTACCTCTTTTCTAACAACGTTATTATTGAGGCTAATGATACTGACCTATCCTTTACGGATCAGGGTCCGCCTGACAAGGTCTACAATAATGGTACAACTTATCTCTATGAAATGCCATGA
- the dipk1b gene encoding divergent protein kinase domain 1B codes for MARALRRLIHLLLFCPLSKGLQVKYLLLVWLGVLVASWVLYMQYASYSELCRGHVCQAVICDHYSRGVISGSSCKALCEQKTLTLGHCMSTSSKHQVYAGHWKERPVVIKCGIEESDGGPDSATRPKRSPFDKPTRGTSMDEFKEMLHHFLKENFGEQPSLSALVDRIISLADINQDGKLSLAEAKSIWALLRVNEFLLMVALQEKEHTPKLLGFCGDLYVTEPLGHTSLYKVEVPPYLQALVPGALVSGLNHWLAPAWPRRARITIGLLEFVEEVFHGPYGSFLICDASPRHVGYNAKYDCKMADLRAVASEAAVRAHLKGRRCETNADCTYGRDCTATCDRLAKRCNAEVVQPNLAKVCALLQDFLLYGAPPELQGDLERQLRTCVTLTGLASQMEVHHSLVLNNLKTLLWKKISNTQYS; via the exons ATGGCCCGAGCTTTGCGGAGGCTCATTCATTTGCTGCTCTTCTGCCCTCTATCGAAAGGCCTGCAG GTGAAGTACCTACTCTTGGTTTGGTTGGGCGTTCTGGTGGCCAGTTGGGTGCTCTACATGCAATACGCTTCCTACTCGGAGTTGTGCCGTGGACACGTCTGCCAGGCCGTCATC TGTGACCACTACAGCAGAGGCGTCATCTCCGGGTCATCCTGCAAGGCTCTGTGTGAACAGAAAACGCTGACGCTTGGCCACTGCATGTCCACCTCCTCAAAACATCAG GTGTACGCTGGACATTGGAAGGAGAGGCCGGTGGTGATCAAGTGCGGTATCGAGGAGTCCGACGGCGGTCCCGATTCAGCGACCCGTCCGAAGAGGAGCCCGTTCGATAAACCCACGCGTGGAACCTCCATGGATGAGTTTAAGGAGATGTTGCACCACTTCCTCAAG GAAAACTTCGGGGAGCAGCCATCCTTGAGCGCCCTGGTGGACAGAATCATTTCACTGGCGGACATCAACCAGGATGGCAAACTGTCTCTGGCGGAAGCCAAGTCCATCTGGGCCCTCCTCCGTGTCAACGAGTTCCTCCTGATGGTGGCCCTCCAGGAGAAGGAGCACACCCCAAAACTGCTGGGCTTCTGCGGGGACCTCTATGTGACTGAGCCACTGGGCCACACCTCCCTCTACAAGGTGGAGGTGCCGCCCTACCTGCAGGCTCTGGTGCCGGGGGCTCTGGTATCCGGGCTGAACCACTGGCTGGCCCCGGCCTGGCCCCGACGGGCGCGCATCACTATCGGCCTGTTGGAATTTGTGGAGGAGGTCTTCCACGGGCCCTACGGCAGCTTCCTGATCTGTGACGCCAGCCCGCGTCACGTGGGCTACAACGCTAAGTACGACTGCAAGATGGCCGACTTGCGCGCCGTGGCCTCTGAGGCGGCGGTGCGGGCCCACCTGAAGGGACGGCGCTGCGAGACCAACGCCGACTGCACGTACGGCCGCGACTGCACGGCAACCTGCGACCGGCTGGCAAAGCGTTGCAACGCCGAGGTGGTCCAGCCCAACCTGGCCAAGGTATGCGCCCTGCTCCAGGATTTCCTGCTTTACGGGGCGCCGCCTGAACTGCAGGGGGACCTGGAGCGCCAGCTGCGCACCTGCGTCACCCTGACCGGACTGGCAAGCCAGATGGAGGTGCACCATTCGCTGGTCCTCAACAACCTTAAGACCCTGTTGTGGAAGAAAATCTCCAACACGCAGTACTCctga
- the mrps2 gene encoding 28S ribosomal protein S2, mitochondrial: MATCTLTRGLWRLLRHHNCNFSTAASIKLQPQSDQVSDDIMKLPLEKPDFFRVSELFTVKDLFDARVHLGHKKGCRHRLMVPYLYGCRLEQDILDLDQTVEHLHLALNFTAHVAYRGGVILFVNRRRQFGQLVESTARECGEYAHTRYWQGGLLTNAHVQYGTGVRLPDLLIFLNTLSSVFRSHVGLRDAAKMNIPTVGVVDSNCNPCLVTYPVPGNDDTPVAMELYCRLFKMAIRRGKDKRKQMELLHGLTAPNSPGL; the protein is encoded by the exons ATGGCTACTTGTACATTAACGAGAG ggCTTTGGAGGCTTCTACGTCATCATAATTGCAATTTTTCCACTGCAGCGTCCATCAAATTACAACCGCAAAGCGACCAAGTCTCGG ACGATATTATGAAGCTTCCCCTAGAGAAGCCAGATTTTTTCCGTGTCTCGGAGCTTTTCACGGTCAAAGACTTGTTTGATGCAAGAGTGCACCTTGGCCACAAAAAAGGATGCAGACACAG GCTCATGGTCCCTTACCTGTATGGCTGCCGCTTGGAGCAGGACATTCTGGACTTGGACCAGACGGTGGAACACCTGCACCTGGCCCTCAACTTTACGGCGCACGTGGCATACCGCGGCGGCGTGATCCTCTTCGTCAACCGCCGCCGCCAGTTCGGCCAGCTGGTGGAGAGCACGGCACGCGAGTGCGGCGAATATGCCCATACGCGCTATTGGCAGGGCGGCCTGCTTACCAACGCCCACGTGCAGTACGGGACCGGTGTACGCTTGCCCGacctcctcatcttcctgAACACACTCAGCAGCGTGTTCCGCTCGCACGTGGGCCTGCGTGATGCTGCCAAGATGAACATCCCCACTGTAGGTGTGGTGGACTCCAACTGCAACCCCTGCCTTGTCACCTACCCGGTACCCGGCAACGACGACACGCCCGTCGCCATGGAGCTTTACTGCCGCCTCTTCAAGATGGCGATCCGGCGAGGTAAGGACAAGAGGAAGCAGATGGAGCTGCTCCATGGCCTGACAGCACCCAACTCACCTGGCCTGTGA